One Chloroflexota bacterium genomic region harbors:
- the trxA gene encoding thioredoxin: protein MSSNVPEVTDATFDELVTQNDRPVIVDFWAAWCGPCRLVAPEIDKIAEKYAGQVDVYKLDVDANPHIASHFGIMSIPTVAYFQKGQPPKAAVGFRPMAALESAFGLDSLAASA from the coding sequence ATGTCGTCCAACGTCCCCGAGGTCACCGATGCCACCTTCGACGAGCTGGTGACCCAGAACGATCGCCCGGTCATCGTCGACTTCTGGGCCGCCTGGTGTGGTCCCTGTCGCCTGGTCGCCCCGGAAATCGACAAGATCGCCGAGAAGTACGCCGGCCAGGTCGACGTCTACAAGCTCGACGTTGACGCCAACCCGCACATCGCATCCCACTTCGGGATCATGAGCATCCCGACCGTCGCGTACTTCCAGAAGGGCCAGCCACCGAAGGCCGCGGTTGGGTTCCGGCCCATGGCCGCACTGGAGTCCGCGTTCGGCCTGGACAGCCTGGCCGCATCGGCGTAA
- a CDS encoding DUF427 domain-containing protein has protein sequence MARATWNGAVIAESDRIEMVEGNVYFPPETVQAEFLKPSDTHTTCWWKGEASYYTLAVDGAENRDAAWFYPEPSDAAKNIEGYVAFWKGVAVES, from the coding sequence ATGGCACGCGCAACCTGGAACGGGGCGGTGATCGCGGAGAGCGACCGCATCGAGATGGTTGAGGGCAACGTGTACTTCCCGCCCGAGACCGTGCAAGCCGAGTTCCTGAAGCCGAGCGACACGCATACCACCTGTTGGTGGAAGGGCGAGGCGAGCTACTACACCCTGGCTGTCGACGGCGCGGAGAACCGCGACGCCGCGTGGTTCTACCCCGAGCCGTCGGACGCGGCCAAGAACATCGAGGGCTACGTCGCCTTCTGGAAGGGCGTCGCGGTCGAGTCATGA
- a CDS encoding metalloregulator ArsR/SmtB family transcription factor, with protein MTTALPAEAQRDRSAAVARALADPKRLCVLEFLADGGERSVGDLSRNVGCQVPNMSQHLAVLRAAGIVAGRRQGSTVLYRIADRSVLDLVGALQRVAG; from the coding sequence ATGACCACCGCTCTCCCGGCCGAGGCACAACGCGACCGCTCGGCGGCCGTGGCCCGTGCCCTGGCGGACCCGAAGCGGCTGTGCGTCCTCGAGTTCCTCGCCGATGGCGGCGAGCGCTCGGTCGGGGACCTGTCTCGGAACGTCGGGTGCCAGGTCCCGAACATGAGCCAACACCTCGCTGTCCTCCGCGCCGCCGGCATCGTCGCCGGCCGACGCCAGGGCAGCACCGTCCTGTACCGCATCGCCGATCGCAGCGTCCTGGACCTGGTCGGCGCCCTGCAACGGGTCGCCGGCTGA
- a CDS encoding peptidylprolyl isomerase — protein MAERPTPPSGALETSKSYAARFVTERGEIVCELFAADAPLTVENFVNLARAGFYDGTTFHRVIRGFMAQGGDPTGTGSGGPGYQFGDEFSPRLHHDAAGVLSMANAGPNTNGSQFFITLAPTPHLDGKHSVFGRVTDGMDVLLSLRERDPSRATALGDRIERIEISEKPKP, from the coding sequence GTGGCCGAGCGGCCGACACCCCCATCCGGCGCCCTCGAGACCTCGAAGTCGTACGCGGCTAGGTTTGTCACCGAGCGGGGCGAGATCGTGTGTGAGCTGTTCGCGGCGGATGCGCCGCTCACCGTGGAGAACTTCGTGAACCTGGCGCGGGCGGGCTTCTATGACGGGACGACCTTCCATCGGGTCATCCGCGGGTTCATGGCCCAGGGTGGTGATCCGACGGGGACCGGGAGCGGTGGCCCCGGCTACCAGTTCGGCGATGAGTTCAGTCCGCGGCTGCACCACGACGCGGCGGGGGTGCTGTCCATGGCCAACGCCGGCCCGAACACGAATGGCAGCCAATTCTTCATCACCCTCGCGCCGACGCCGCATCTCGACGGGAAGCACTCGGTGTTCGGTCGGGTGACGGACGGCATGGACGTGCTGCTCTCCCTTCGAGAGCGCGATCCGTCGCGCGCCACGGCCCTCGGCGACCGCATCGAGCGCATCGAGATCAGCGAGAAGCCGAAGCCCTAG
- a CDS encoding LLM class F420-dependent oxidoreductase produces the protein MKFGLQISSFTWPGGAAAIGPTLARVVQTADEVGFDSIWVMDHFFQIRGVGPPEAPMLDGQTALAFMAAHSKRARLGLMVGGIHYRPPGVWIKATTTLDVLSGGRAWFGIGAAWNEEESMGLGWPFPRLGKRFEMLEETLQMAHAMWSGGSGSQGRHDGKHFTATRLLNSPQSLSRPRVPIMIGGGGERKTLRLVAQYADASNVFGDPDTLRHKYAVLREHCERVGRPYEEIERSVLKGVDLERDSPAQLIDRWGALAEAGAQHVIFSVRGVNDTSLLERLGAEVFPQLRDV, from the coding sequence GTGAAGTTCGGCCTCCAGATCAGCTCCTTCACCTGGCCCGGCGGCGCAGCCGCCATCGGTCCGACCCTGGCGCGGGTGGTGCAGACAGCCGACGAGGTCGGCTTCGACTCCATTTGGGTCATGGACCACTTCTTCCAGATCCGTGGCGTTGGTCCGCCGGAGGCGCCGATGCTCGACGGCCAGACGGCCCTGGCCTTCATGGCCGCCCATTCGAAGCGGGCACGCCTGGGGCTGATGGTGGGCGGCATCCACTACCGGCCACCCGGCGTCTGGATCAAGGCCACGACCACCCTGGACGTGCTGTCCGGTGGGCGAGCCTGGTTCGGGATCGGGGCGGCCTGGAACGAGGAAGAGTCCATGGGCCTGGGCTGGCCCTTCCCCCGGTTGGGCAAGCGCTTCGAGATGCTGGAGGAGACGCTCCAGATGGCCCACGCCATGTGGTCCGGGGGCAGCGGCAGCCAGGGACGGCACGACGGGAAGCACTTCACCGCTACCCGGCTGCTGAACTCGCCCCAGTCCCTCAGCCGTCCGCGGGTCCCGATCATGATCGGCGGGGGCGGGGAGCGGAAGACGCTGCGCCTGGTGGCCCAATACGCGGACGCCTCCAACGTGTTTGGTGACCCCGACACCCTGCGTCACAAATACGCGGTCCTGCGCGAGCACTGCGAGCGCGTGGGGCGCCCATACGAGGAGATCGAGCGGAGCGTGCTCAAGGGCGTGGACCTGGAGCGGGACTCACCGGCGCAGCTGATTGACCGATGGGGTGCCCTGGCCGAGGCCGGCGCCCAGCACGTCATCTTCAGCGTCCGGGGCGTGAACGACACGTCCCTCCTGGAGCGGCTGGGCGCCGAGGTCTTCCCCCAGCTGCGCGACGTCTAG
- a CDS encoding DUF4173 domain-containing protein produces MSSDQGRRAAILLLTAAAFGLLAQLLFYGVGLGLNVPVTIGVALTAGWLARPSTAPALRSADAWLPIAALILAAFAALRGDPTLVALDVLGSLALTGAALASFAGVRVVEQSLDRLAALGGRVMGAAAWGAAEPLETVARSIPPGRTRGNLARATPVLRGLLIAIPLLLVFGLLFSAADAVFARYAGDFFSWQVDWDTLVGRTITAFIAAWLAGGMLAFISSNRAAQSELATDAWVGRPRIGTAECLTVLVALNALFAVFVAFQATYLFGGLDTLDASGLTYAEYARRGFFELLAVAFGVAGVILVLEAFVTRRSRWYVAAAVGLVALTLVVLASAYLRLRLYQDAYGWTELRFYVLAAILWLAIGALGTAVALATDRTRWLLHGMIALSVVFGLAFNLIGPVRFIAERNVERAVDPSLVPPDGRTGLDVHYLASLGTDADIVLAEALRRLPVQAARVTRDALNFNADTLAADRAGQAWQAWNYSRERARALLGSP; encoded by the coding sequence GTGAGCAGTGACCAGGGTCGACGAGCCGCCATCCTCCTCCTGACAGCAGCCGCCTTCGGGCTCCTGGCACAGCTGCTCTTCTACGGAGTGGGTCTCGGCCTCAACGTCCCGGTCACCATCGGGGTGGCGCTCACCGCCGGCTGGCTGGCTCGACCGTCGACGGCGCCCGCCCTGCGATCGGCCGATGCCTGGCTGCCGATAGCAGCGCTCATCCTGGCGGCGTTCGCCGCCCTGCGCGGGGATCCCACGCTGGTCGCTCTCGATGTGCTGGGCAGCCTGGCACTCACCGGTGCGGCGCTGGCGAGCTTTGCGGGGGTGCGGGTCGTCGAGCAATCACTCGACCGGCTGGCAGCCCTGGGCGGACGGGTCATGGGCGCTGCCGCCTGGGGAGCCGCCGAACCCCTGGAGACCGTCGCCAGGTCCATCCCGCCCGGTCGCACGCGGGGCAACCTCGCACGGGCCACGCCGGTCCTGCGCGGTCTGCTGATCGCCATCCCGCTGCTCCTCGTGTTCGGCTTGCTGTTCTCGGCAGCAGACGCCGTCTTTGCGCGCTACGCCGGCGACTTCTTCAGCTGGCAGGTGGACTGGGACACCCTGGTCGGACGAACGATCACCGCCTTCATCGCCGCGTGGCTGGCCGGCGGGATGCTGGCGTTCATCTCGTCCAACCGCGCTGCCCAGTCGGAGCTGGCCACGGATGCGTGGGTGGGCCGGCCCCGCATCGGCACCGCCGAATGCCTGACCGTACTGGTCGCCCTGAACGCGCTGTTCGCGGTGTTCGTCGCCTTCCAGGCCACCTACCTGTTCGGTGGGCTCGATACTCTGGACGCCAGCGGCCTGACCTACGCCGAATACGCCCGGCGCGGCTTCTTCGAGCTGCTCGCGGTCGCCTTCGGGGTGGCGGGTGTGATCCTCGTCCTCGAGGCCTTCGTCACGCGCCGCTCGCGATGGTACGTGGCGGCCGCGGTCGGGCTCGTCGCCCTGACCCTGGTGGTGCTGGCCTCGGCTTACCTCCGGCTCCGCCTCTACCAGGACGCGTATGGCTGGACAGAGCTCCGCTTCTACGTCTTGGCCGCCATCCTGTGGCTGGCCATTGGGGCGCTGGGCACGGCGGTCGCGCTGGCCACCGACCGCACCCGGTGGCTGCTGCACGGCATGATCGCGCTCTCGGTCGTCTTTGGCCTCGCCTTCAACCTGATCGGCCCGGTTCGGTTCATCGCTGAGCGGAACGTCGAGCGGGCCGTGGACCCCTCATTGGTGCCGCCCGACGGCCGGACAGGACTGGACGTCCACTACCTGGCCAGCCTGGGCACGGACGCGGACATCGTGCTCGCGGAGGCGCTTCGGCGCCTGCCGGTCCAGGCAGCCCGGGTGACGCGGGACGCACTCAACTTCAACGCGGACACGCTCGCGGCCGATCGGGCCGGCCAGGCCTGGCAGGCCTGGAACTACTCGCGTGAGCGGGCGCGCGCGCTGCTGGGCTCACCGTAG
- a CDS encoding TrpB-like pyridoxal phosphate-dependent enzyme, translated as MSPGQQRRFVLPESELPTHFYNIAADLPEPLPPPLHPATREPIGPEALAPLFPMELIRQEVSTERLIPIPEPVREAYRIYRPSPLIRALGLEQSLDTPARIYYKNESVSPAGSHKPNTAIAQAFYNQAEGVTRLVTETGAGQWGSALALAGALFGIETKVFMVRVSYEQKPYRRSFIQTMGATVVPSPSRETNAGRQVLAADPDSTGSLGIAISEAVEEAATREDTKYSIGSALNHVLLHQTVIGQEAIKQMEMAGDAPDVVIGCAGGGSNFSGIAFPFLRDRLAGNSQTRFLAVEPASCPSLTRGEYRYDFGDAVGMTPLLKMHTLGHEFRPAPIHAGGLRYHGMAPLVSHLYELGFIEARAYGQNTCFEAAIRFARTEGLIPAPESSHAIRAAIDEALDAREAGESRVILFNLSGHGYFDMAAYDQYLAGGLTDVEYEPVAMATAEAVA; from the coding sequence ATGTCCCCAGGTCAGCAGCGTCGGTTCGTGCTCCCCGAGAGCGAGCTCCCGACGCACTTCTACAACATTGCCGCGGACCTTCCGGAGCCGCTGCCCCCGCCGCTGCATCCTGCGACCCGGGAGCCCATCGGTCCGGAGGCCCTGGCGCCGCTGTTCCCGATGGAGCTCATCCGCCAGGAAGTCAGCACCGAGCGGCTGATCCCGATCCCGGAGCCGGTCCGGGAGGCATACCGCATCTACCGGCCCTCGCCACTGATCCGGGCCCTGGGCCTGGAGCAGTCGCTGGATACACCGGCGCGCATCTACTACAAGAACGAGAGCGTTTCGCCGGCCGGCTCCCACAAGCCGAACACGGCCATCGCCCAGGCGTTCTACAACCAGGCCGAGGGGGTGACGCGCCTGGTCACCGAGACCGGAGCCGGCCAGTGGGGGAGCGCTCTCGCCCTGGCCGGGGCGCTGTTCGGGATCGAGACCAAGGTCTTCATGGTTCGCGTCAGCTACGAGCAGAAGCCGTATCGGCGCAGCTTCATTCAGACCATGGGCGCGACGGTCGTCCCGTCCCCATCTCGCGAAACCAACGCCGGCCGCCAGGTCCTGGCCGCCGATCCGGACTCGACCGGCAGCCTGGGCATCGCCATCAGCGAGGCCGTGGAGGAGGCCGCCACCCGCGAGGACACCAAGTACTCGATCGGGAGCGCCCTGAACCACGTCCTGTTGCACCAGACGGTCATCGGTCAGGAGGCCATCAAGCAGATGGAGATGGCAGGCGATGCGCCCGACGTCGTCATCGGCTGCGCGGGCGGCGGCTCGAACTTCTCCGGCATCGCGTTCCCGTTCCTCCGCGACCGGTTAGCGGGGAACAGCCAGACCCGGTTCCTGGCCGTGGAGCCCGCCTCGTGTCCGAGCCTGACCCGGGGGGAGTATCGGTATGACTTTGGCGACGCGGTGGGCATGACCCCGTTGCTGAAGATGCACACCCTGGGTCACGAATTCCGGCCGGCGCCCATCCACGCCGGCGGGCTGCGCTACCACGGCATGGCGCCGTTGGTATCGCACTTGTACGAGCTGGGGTTCATCGAGGCCCGGGCGTACGGCCAGAACACGTGCTTCGAGGCCGCCATCCGGTTCGCGCGGACTGAGGGGCTGATTCCAGCCCCGGAGTCGAGTCACGCCATCCGGGCCGCCATCGACGAAGCGCTCGATGCCCGCGAAGCGGGGGAGTCGCGGGTCATCCTGTTCAACCTTTCGGGGCACGGCTACTTCGACATGGCGGCCTACGACCAATACCTGGCCGGCGGACTGACCGATGTCGAGTACGAGCCGGTGGCGATGGCCACAGCCGAGGCCGTGGCGTAG
- a CDS encoding DUF393 domain-containing protein, with the protein MGRENLPPRARLIVCYDGECGVCLAAVERLRNLDGDERLRFVPAQRVTSELPDFAARIEPGALSSALHVVEPDGRWVSGAEAVLRIAETVPRLRPIARLGRLPLVNQLVEPLYRLVARHRHRLSRLLGSAG; encoded by the coding sequence TTGGGGCGCGAGAATCTTCCGCCGAGAGCCCGCCTAATCGTCTGCTACGACGGCGAATGCGGGGTATGCCTCGCCGCCGTCGAGCGCCTGCGGAACCTCGACGGCGATGAACGGCTTCGTTTCGTGCCCGCCCAGCGGGTCACGAGCGAGCTCCCTGACTTCGCCGCGCGGATCGAGCCCGGCGCGCTCTCGTCCGCGCTGCACGTCGTAGAGCCCGACGGCCGATGGGTCTCCGGCGCTGAGGCGGTGCTTCGGATCGCGGAGACCGTCCCGCGCTTGCGACCCATCGCGCGACTCGGCCGGCTTCCGCTGGTGAACCAACTGGTGGAGCCCCTATACCGCCTCGTGGCCCGGCATCGGCATCGGCTCAGCCGGCTGCTGGGCTCGGCAGGGTAG
- a CDS encoding proline--tRNA ligase: MRLSRLFFTTLREDPAEAEMVSHRLLVRAGYVRQLGSGIYSLLPLGFRVTRRVEQVIREELNAIGGQEMEMPVVHPADLWKESGRYQKIGPELVRFKDRAGRDMVLAMTHEEVVTDLVRDFVHSYRQLPAIVYHFQTKFRDEPRSRGGLIRVREFVMKDSYTLDADEAGLDRGYELHREAYVKIFQRLGLPTVIVGSDVGIMGGSEAHEFMVLNEHGEDSLVLCESCGYAANQQIAIVARPDPPAEEPLTAEEVATPAADTIASLAEQLGIGTERTAKAMFYVTGDGRLVTAILRGDFEVNETKLTNAVKAVGGLRPAHVDEIRAAGMEPGYASPIGAHDTVVVVDELAARSPNLVAGANRHGYHLLNVNHGRDFIADLVADITNAREGDPCPQCGKPVVLRHGIEVGNIFKLGTDFTKALGATYLAEDGSRQLVVMGSYGIGLGRNVACIVEEHHDDKGIVWPREVAPYPAHLVALGAGKDPAVGEAAEGLYQRLTDAGVEILYDDRDESPGVKLTDAELLGMPTILTVSTRSLAAGGVEVTDRASGDRGIRPLADVEADLVGGAA, translated from the coding sequence ATGCGCCTTTCCCGGCTCTTTTTCACGACCCTGCGCGAGGATCCCGCGGAAGCCGAGATGGTCTCCCATAGGCTCCTCGTGCGGGCTGGGTATGTCCGCCAGCTGGGCTCGGGGATCTACTCGCTGCTGCCGCTCGGCTTCCGGGTCACCCGCCGCGTGGAGCAGGTCATCCGCGAGGAGTTGAACGCCATCGGCGGGCAGGAGATGGAGATGCCGGTGGTCCACCCGGCCGACCTGTGGAAGGAGTCCGGGCGCTACCAGAAGATCGGTCCGGAACTGGTCCGCTTCAAGGACCGCGCCGGCCGGGACATGGTGCTGGCCATGACCCACGAGGAGGTGGTCACCGACCTTGTCCGCGACTTCGTGCACAGCTACCGGCAGCTGCCAGCCATCGTGTACCACTTCCAGACCAAGTTTCGCGACGAGCCGCGCTCACGGGGCGGGCTGATCCGGGTCCGCGAGTTCGTCATGAAGGACAGCTACACGTTGGACGCCGACGAGGCGGGTCTCGACCGCGGGTACGAGCTCCACCGCGAGGCCTATGTGAAGATCTTCCAGCGCCTGGGGCTCCCGACCGTGATCGTCGGGTCGGATGTCGGGATCATGGGCGGCAGCGAAGCCCACGAGTTCATGGTCCTCAACGAGCACGGCGAAGACAGCCTCGTCCTGTGCGAGTCGTGCGGGTATGCGGCCAACCAGCAGATCGCGATCGTCGCCCGGCCAGACCCACCGGCCGAAGAACCGTTGACCGCCGAGGAGGTGGCCACCCCCGCCGCGGACACCATCGCCTCGCTGGCCGAGCAGCTGGGGATCGGGACCGAACGGACGGCCAAGGCCATGTTCTACGTCACCGGCGACGGCCGCCTGGTGACCGCCATCCTGCGCGGCGACTTCGAGGTCAACGAGACGAAGCTGACCAACGCCGTGAAGGCGGTGGGTGGGCTGCGGCCGGCCCACGTCGACGAGATCCGGGCCGCCGGCATGGAGCCCGGCTACGCCTCGCCGATCGGTGCCCACGACACGGTGGTGGTGGTCGACGAGCTGGCCGCCCGCTCGCCGAATCTGGTGGCGGGCGCCAATCGGCACGGGTACCACCTGCTGAACGTGAACCACGGCCGAGACTTCATTGCCGACCTGGTGGCGGACATCACCAACGCCCGCGAGGGAGACCCGTGCCCCCAGTGCGGCAAGCCGGTCGTCCTGCGCCACGGGATCGAGGTCGGCAACATCTTCAAGCTGGGCACCGATTTCACGAAGGCCCTGGGCGCCACCTACCTGGCCGAGGACGGCAGCCGCCAGCTGGTGGTCATGGGCAGCTACGGGATCGGCCTGGGGCGCAACGTGGCCTGCATCGTCGAGGAGCACCACGACGACAAAGGGATCGTCTGGCCGCGCGAGGTGGCGCCCTATCCGGCGCACCTGGTCGCCCTGGGCGCCGGCAAGGACCCGGCCGTCGGCGAGGCCGCCGAGGGCCTGTATCAGCGCCTGACCGATGCCGGGGTGGAGATCCTGTACGACGACCGCGATGAGTCCCCTGGCGTCAAGCTGACCGATGCCGAGCTGCTGGGAATGCCGACCATCCTGACCGTCTCGACCCGGTCCCTGGCCGCGGGCGGGGTGGAAGTCACCGATCGGGCCAGCGGCGACCGCGGGATCCGGCCGCTGGCCGACGTGGAGGCCGATCTCGTCGGCGGCGCCGCCTAG
- a CDS encoding ATP-binding protein produces the protein MASTRAEQLRATPLFAELADEYLERLAGHTEPLHLGPDEYLIREGDPAEDLYVVVAGQLEITKRSGNADVYLNRVGPGSIQGEIAGLERGQRMASVRAVDQVDVLRIPYAALGDLLSAGPEAVLALIRTITGRLRGMEEALRQREKLAGLGTLAAGLAHELNNPAAAIRRSAASLAEAIRQRNDAASAIVTGDPRLATLLGARPSDAGVALDPLARADRVDEIAAALREAGLPDTADPDESAGMLAAAGWTAADVRTAAVGFPPAEVEAAVRWLASVATADELLAEIQMAAERISAIVGAVKGYAYLDQAPVQRFNVCRGIDDTLLILAHKLNEVTVTRDYAPDLPEIEGWGSELNQVWTNLLDNAADAMDGRGEISIRVERTDGGGVRVTICDSGPGIPPATLSKIFEPFFTTKPPGVGTGLGLHLSHNIVVQHGGTLDVESTPGRTCFEVVLPPTLPSPAAG, from the coding sequence GTGGCCAGTACCCGTGCCGAACAGCTGCGGGCCACGCCCCTCTTCGCCGAGCTCGCCGACGAATATCTCGAACGGCTGGCGGGGCACACCGAGCCCCTACACCTGGGTCCGGATGAGTACCTGATCCGGGAGGGTGATCCGGCCGAGGACCTGTACGTGGTGGTCGCCGGCCAGCTGGAAATCACGAAGCGGTCGGGCAACGCCGATGTCTACCTCAACCGGGTGGGCCCCGGGTCGATCCAGGGCGAGATCGCCGGCCTGGAGCGGGGCCAACGGATGGCGTCGGTCCGGGCCGTCGACCAGGTGGACGTCCTGCGGATCCCGTATGCCGCCCTGGGCGACCTCCTGTCCGCTGGTCCGGAGGCCGTCCTGGCGCTCATTCGCACCATCACCGGGCGGCTGCGGGGAATGGAGGAGGCCCTCCGCCAACGCGAGAAGCTGGCCGGCCTGGGGACGCTGGCGGCCGGGTTGGCCCATGAGCTGAACAACCCGGCGGCGGCCATCCGTCGGTCGGCAGCCTCGTTGGCAGAAGCGATTCGGCAGCGGAATGACGCGGCTTCCGCCATCGTCACCGGCGATCCCCGGCTGGCGACCCTGCTGGGGGCCAGGCCATCCGACGCCGGCGTAGCCCTAGATCCGCTGGCTCGCGCGGACCGCGTCGATGAAATCGCCGCCGCCCTGCGTGAGGCCGGCCTGCCGGACACCGCTGATCCTGACGAGTCAGCCGGAATGCTGGCCGCCGCTGGCTGGACGGCCGCCGATGTCCGCACGGCGGCAGTCGGTTTTCCCCCGGCCGAGGTTGAGGCCGCAGTGCGCTGGCTGGCCAGCGTGGCCACCGCCGACGAGCTGCTGGCCGAGATCCAGATGGCCGCCGAGCGGATCAGCGCCATCGTCGGGGCGGTGAAGGGCTACGCGTACCTCGACCAGGCGCCGGTCCAGCGCTTCAACGTGTGCCGGGGCATCGACGACACGCTGCTCATCCTGGCCCACAAGCTGAACGAGGTCACCGTCACGCGGGACTACGCTCCCGACCTGCCCGAGATCGAGGGCTGGGGCAGCGAGCTGAACCAGGTGTGGACCAACCTGCTCGACAACGCGGCCGATGCCATGGACGGCCGCGGCGAGATCAGCATTCGGGTCGAACGGACCGATGGCGGCGGGGTCCGCGTCACGATCTGCGACTCCGGACCGGGCATCCCGCCGGCGACGCTGTCCAAGATCTTCGAGCCGTTCTTCACCACCAAGCCGCCCGGGGTGGGGACAGGGCTGGGCCTCCACCTGAGCCACAACATCGTGGTCCAGCACGGTGGGACCCTGGACGTCGAGTCCACGCCGGGCCGCACCTGCTTCGAGGTGGTCCTCCCGCCTACCCTGCCGAGCCCAGCAGCCGGCTGA
- a CDS encoding MFS transporter: MTRSITAVLLGNFTLRFSTGLTGALLLFYLTDLPKFDKDVVAVSAFTAGVLGALYFAAELILSPFFGMLADRFGTHRLMQPGPIMGGVAVIATALTTSVPLLGGLRFLEGAAAAASVPAALGYIAIATSRSQALRGRVVARFEVATLGGVGIGSAAAGFLYSAMGPTAFYVNAVIYGITLLILRYGVEDLPEHVPTLPGEETVPAALFHIGRYREVLRSRPVWLLAPTWIALNALLGSWGTQALFQLVQEPSDRFADQVLMRGFEPWQAGLVLGVGLLVLFGGLLYWGTRFTRLRRTTIIGIGLAGGGVFVAAVLGVNHSSSLPIWFLAGLLGIAAAGLFVLAGATPAAVGFLSDVSEGYPGRRGVIMGLYSVFLAVGQIIGSVVAGVAAEWGGIDGLLIASGGLLVVALIPLGQLRAAEHHMPVHPAAAAEEFGGGESLS, translated from the coding sequence GTGACCCGATCCATCACGGCCGTCCTGTTGGGCAACTTCACGCTCCGCTTCTCGACGGGGCTAACCGGTGCGCTGCTGCTCTTCTACCTGACCGACCTGCCGAAGTTCGACAAGGACGTCGTCGCCGTGTCGGCATTCACGGCGGGCGTTCTGGGGGCGCTGTACTTCGCAGCCGAGTTGATCTTGTCTCCGTTCTTCGGGATGCTGGCCGACCGGTTCGGGACGCACCGCCTCATGCAGCCGGGCCCGATCATGGGCGGCGTGGCGGTCATCGCCACCGCCCTGACCACCAGCGTCCCGCTGCTGGGAGGGTTGCGCTTCCTGGAGGGAGCGGCCGCAGCGGCCAGTGTCCCCGCCGCGTTGGGCTACATCGCCATCGCCACCTCGCGCAGCCAGGCACTGCGCGGCCGCGTCGTGGCCCGCTTCGAGGTGGCCACCCTGGGTGGGGTGGGCATCGGGTCGGCCGCGGCCGGCTTCCTGTATTCGGCCATGGGCCCAACCGCGTTCTACGTCAACGCCGTGATCTACGGGATCACGCTGCTCATCCTGCGCTACGGGGTCGAGGACCTGCCCGAGCATGTGCCGACCTTGCCGGGCGAGGAGACCGTGCCAGCCGCCCTGTTCCACATCGGGCGCTACCGCGAGGTGCTCCGCAGCCGGCCGGTGTGGCTGCTGGCCCCGACCTGGATCGCGCTCAACGCCCTCCTCGGCTCGTGGGGGACGCAAGCGTTGTTCCAGCTGGTCCAGGAGCCGTCGGATCGCTTCGCGGACCAGGTCCTGATGCGGGGCTTCGAGCCGTGGCAAGCTGGTCTCGTCCTGGGCGTCGGTCTGCTCGTGCTGTTCGGCGGGCTCCTGTACTGGGGCACCCGGTTCACCCGTCTGCGGCGGACGACGATCATCGGGATCGGGTTGGCCGGGGGCGGCGTCTTCGTGGCGGCGGTCCTGGGCGTCAACCACTCGTCCAGCCTGCCCATCTGGTTCCTGGCCGGCCTGCTGGGCATCGCCGCGGCCGGCCTCTTTGTGCTCGCCGGCGCCACGCCCGCCGCGGTTGGCTTCCTGTCCGACGTGAGCGAGGGATACCCCGGCCGGCGGGGCGTGATCATGGGCCTGTACTCGGTGTTCCTGGCCGTGGGCCAGATCATCGGCTCGGTTGTCGCCGGCGTCGCCGCGGAGTGGGGCGGCATCGATGGCCTCCTCATCGCCAGCGGCGGCCTGCTCGTCGTGGCGCTGATCCCGCTCGGGCAGCTGCGCGCGGCGGAGCATCACATGCCCGTGCATCCGGCAGCGGCGGCCGAGGAGTTTGGCGGCGGGGAGTCGCTATCCTAG